From the Anguilla anguilla isolate fAngAng1 chromosome 6, fAngAng1.pri, whole genome shotgun sequence genome, one window contains:
- the LOC118230184 gene encoding uncharacterized protein LOC118230184 has product MEHSQEQGETPQPVVALARMLEGMAAMQERQAAMHAEQLEALRAQTSLQTQALLQLAAAGETSSRERQTGPPVALHLPKMTPEDDAEAFLEGFEVAAGASKWPEEEWVVRLLPLLTGEAQRAAHSLPPTARTVYGNLKKAVLDRLGYSPEEHRRRFRETALAREDRPFAYAQRLLDMARRWLRPELRSADEVVELVALERFIDGLPAETANWVRCHRPTGLAAAVTLAEDHLALYPHGQSQQQQQQQQGRADTAPRRRALPRSLPSPLSSSLPRAQTPAFSRNNPFFSVSPAPGSVAAGYDPQRAPQTPGPGCWRCGQPGHLRRECPLMEVGQVVRVVGPPTSAPDPDGAYCIP; this is encoded by the coding sequence atggaacacagccaggagCAGGGGGAAACGCCACAACCGGTGGTAGCGCTGGCgaggatgctggaggggatggcggCGATGCAGGAGAGGCAGGCGGCGATGCACGCCGAACAGCTGGAGGCTCTGCGGGCGCAAACTTCCCTCCAGACCCAGGCTCTACTGCAGCTGGCGGCTGCGGGAGAAACCAGCTCCCGAGAGAGACAGACCGGACCCCCCGTGGCTCTCCATCTACCAAAAATGACCCCGGAGGACGACGCAGAGGCGTTCCTTGAGGGGTTTGAGGTGGCCGCGGGGGCAAGTAAATGGCCGGAGGAGGAGTGGGTCGTCCGTCTCCTGCCCCTCTTGACTGGGGAAGCACAACGGGCGGCACACAGCTTACCCCCCACAGCGCGGACGGTCTACGGCAACTTAAAGAAGGCGGTCCTGGACCGTCTGGGATACAGCCCGGAAGAACACCGGCGACGGTTCAGGGAGACGGCCCTGGCCAGAGAGGACCGACCGTTCGCATACGCGCAGAGACTGCTGGACATGGCGCGTCGGTGGCTGCGACCAGAACTCCGGTCAGCAGACgaggtggtggagctggtggcCCTCGAACGCTTTATCGATGGCCTCCCGGCGGAGACGGCGAATTGGGTGAGGTGCCATCGGCCGACCGGGTTGGCGGCCGCCGTCACCCTGGCGGAGGACCACCTGGCGCTCTACCCCCACGGCcagtcacagcagcagcagcagcagcagcaaggacgGGCAGACACGGCTCCGCGCAGGAGAGCCCTTCCTCGTTCCCttccttcccccctttcttcctcccttccccgTGCCCAAACCCCCGCATTTTCCCGCAAcaacccttttttttctgtttccccagccccaggctcagtggcggcGGGATACGACCCACAGAGAGCTCCTCAGACGcccggaccggggtgttggcggtgcggacaaCCGGGTCACCTGCGCCGCGAGTGCCCGCTCatggaggtggggcaggtggtccGTGTTGTCGGCCCGCCCACCTCCGCTCCCGATCCAGACGGAGCGTACTGTATTCCG